The Camelina sativa cultivar DH55 unplaced genomic scaffold, Cs unpScaffold00669, whole genome shotgun sequence sequence ttctgattttattgGGGTTTGCTTTCTAGGGGAAACTTCACTGATTGACGAAGCAAACCGTCAGCCCCCTCACAAAATTGATGAGAATATGTGGAAAAATCGGGAGCAGATGGAGGAGATATTGTTTCTTCTGCAACCATCTCGCTGGCCTATTCAGGTGAATCTTTTAGTTTCCTTTTGTGTCCGAGCCATGCTGCCTCTACTAGGCCTGCTTCTGGTGAGTTGActtctctctcttgtttgatttggtttcgCGTGCAGCTTCGGGAACCTTCCACATCCGAAGATGCTGATTTCGCTTCTATTTTGCGGAATCTTAAAGACAATTTTGATATCGCATTCACTGCTATGATTTCCTTCCAGACGAAGAATTCAGAGCGCATATTCAGCACAGGTTTAATTAATTCTACGCCGACACTGTTTATACATAGAAGAAATTGAAACAGGGCTCACACGAGTATATTATTTAACTTTTCTGCAGTTATGACCTACATGCCTCAAGATTTCCGGGGATCACTTGTTAGACAGCAGAAGGAGAGGTCGGAGAGGAACAAACAGGCGGAGGTTGATGCGTTGGTTAGCTCTGGAGGGAGCATACGTGACAGATATGCTCTTCTTTGGAAGCAGCAAATGGAGAGGTGAGCCTGCCTGTTTCTGATTTCTTAACTGATGCTTTTCTTCTGGTTTCTTCTTAGAGTCTGGAATCTGGATTATGCATTCATTGACTTTTATATAGGAGGAGACAGTTGGCTCAACTAGGCTCTGCCACTGGTGTCTACAAAACCCTGGTCAAGTACTTGGTAGGAGTTCCGCAGGTATGCCCTACCCATCTCTACTCTTTTTTACACAGATTTTCGCGCCTTCTCCTCACTATCAGTCTCTTATCACATCTTTATGGTTAATTTCCTTATTCTAATCCGCCAATAGTCCTCAATACCCATGCGCATATGCTACATGGTTTGTCCGTTCCAGCATACTCATGCATTTAGACGATTGATTTAGTTGTTGATTCTTCTCCTCTCATACCTCGTAGGTGTTGTTGGATTTTATTCGACAAATAAATGATGACGATGGGTATGTACCTTGGTCTCATTTTACATAGACAATGAGTGTTTGGTTACTATGGCAGAAGTTTCAGGTTGCATAAGAACCTTTAACTGACAGAATTATTGTTCTCGTGTATAGGCCAATGGAAGAACAGCGAGAACGTTATGGACCCCCTCTATATAGTCTCACAAAAATGGTGATGGCAATTCGGGTTTTCCTATCACTTCTGTGGGATAGATATGATACTTTCAAACTGTAAGATAGTAGGATGATATTTtccttgttttggtttattgtttgttaaCGTAAGCTGCCTTAAATTAACTCAAGTCAATAATCATCGAGCTGGAAGTGCTCAATGAACCTTCCCATTTAGAGGTagtgaaattttattatatgtgcGATGAGCAGGAGTAGAGACCAAATGAATCTCCTGTCTGAAGCTTCTATTGTCTACACTTCTGAGTTTGAAAGATTCGTCACATTTATCAGGTACCATATCACTTTCTATGGGCTTGGTCGTGGGTAGCTATATCTTCTATCTAGTATAGGTTGCTAGTGAT is a genomic window containing:
- the LOC109124442 gene encoding uncharacterized protein LOC109124442 yields the protein MASTEGLVPITRDFLASYYDTYPFPPLSDDVSRLSSDITTLIQLLTVQSPPSEGETSLIDEANRQPPHKIDENMWKNREQMEEILFLLQPSRWPIQLREPSTSEDADFASILRNLKDNFDIAFTAMISFQTKNSERIFSTVMTYMPQDFRGSLVRQQKERSERNKQAEVDALVSSGGSIRDRYALLWKQQMERRRQLAQLGSATGVYKTLVKYLVGVPQVLLDFIRQINDDDGPMEEQRERYGPPLYSLTKMVMAIRVFLSLLWDRYDTFKLSRDQMNLLSEASIVYTSEFERFVTFISDVFANSPFFISADTAGILGSRDNEEYKEIIVQAGRTYEVSLMVESENSYIAWDFSLMQGKISMDIGFSVEYIGASGEKTLILPYRRYEADQGNFSTLMAGNYKLVWDNSYSTFFNKTLRYKVDCIPPVVEPEPLN